The Cohnella abietis genome has a segment encoding these proteins:
- a CDS encoding FtsK/SpoIIIE family DNA translocase — protein sequence MAKRKKKRASFGSGLKYEVYGILLITLSVIAISGEAAVGRSLSKLFGFLLGKHYYLLGLAGIWIGLYVMIKRSWPRGWTSKRSGFVLVSLVVSLWSAMAAIDNSFGAIESVALTPASIVNQTMAQLKEMLWQAPSSANLKVFNVDVGGGIVGALQYSVLYWLFGYYGAKFVLIIEIAIAIMLITNRSYVEIGRSIRLFILRVMPLLAARLSSGRKLLAVKATPVKKTGKANKSPAQAVVPMLPVDDELDEQTLTPRVRKTPLFFQLFHGKPEREEDATQEETWDADEPTVYSGKPATVIGFTSTKKNQKDIPMPEEIPQDEEEDEAEEQEIQQPEAPRFTDFTAQSYPDPKWDEDSELGQQSLPLEIESDTPLPNAEADLDADLDVELDKDEVSAAAVVVTPELKPVKKIPKPYRLPGMNLLDKLAGGNKSSNPADYMSIARKLEATLESFGVRAKVLDVARGPAVTRYELQPDVGVKVSRIVSLTDDIALALAAKDIRMEAPIPGKAAIGIEVPNNEVSVVTLREVLETQPFQESTAKLTIAFGRDISGQPIVGNLARMPHLLVAGATGSGKSVCINGIITSLLYKANPDEVKFLMIDPKMVELNVYNGIPHLLAPVVTDPRRASLALKKIVVEMEKRYEKFSKSATRNIEGYNALMLSGNNPDAVLPYIVVIVDELADLMMVAAGDVEDAICRLAQMARASGIHLIIATQRPSVDVITGVIKANIPSRIAFGVSSQVDSRTILDMVGAEKLLGRGDMLFLPMGASKPIRVQGAFLSDGEVESVVSYCRGQAEAEYVDDLVPEVDDTFGDSAEEKLDELFDQAVQIVLEAKQASVSLLQRRMRIGYTRAARLIDSMEAKGIVGPYEGSKPREVLMTMEQYQQRIPS from the coding sequence TTGGCCAAGCGCAAAAAGAAAAGAGCTTCGTTCGGATCGGGCTTGAAATATGAGGTTTACGGTATTCTTTTAATTACATTATCTGTTATTGCCATCTCGGGAGAAGCTGCGGTTGGTCGTTCACTTTCCAAGCTATTCGGGTTTTTACTGGGCAAGCATTATTATTTGCTTGGTTTGGCGGGCATATGGATAGGGCTATACGTCATGATTAAACGAAGTTGGCCAAGAGGCTGGACGTCAAAGCGTTCTGGCTTTGTTTTAGTTTCATTGGTCGTTTCATTGTGGAGCGCTATGGCAGCTATTGATAATAGCTTTGGGGCCATCGAATCTGTAGCCCTGACTCCTGCAAGCATCGTTAATCAGACAATGGCTCAGCTTAAGGAAATGCTTTGGCAAGCGCCTTCCTCGGCAAATCTTAAAGTATTTAACGTAGATGTTGGCGGCGGGATTGTCGGTGCTCTGCAATATTCTGTACTTTATTGGTTGTTTGGGTACTACGGTGCCAAATTTGTTCTTATCATCGAAATTGCGATTGCTATCATGCTTATTACAAATCGTTCTTATGTTGAAATTGGGCGAAGCATACGTTTGTTCATACTTAGAGTTATGCCTTTACTAGCAGCACGCCTGTCATCTGGTCGCAAATTGCTTGCTGTGAAAGCTACTCCTGTGAAAAAGACTGGAAAAGCTAATAAATCGCCAGCACAAGCAGTTGTCCCGATGTTGCCTGTGGATGATGAGTTGGACGAGCAGACGCTTACACCTAGAGTGAGAAAAACACCGCTATTTTTCCAACTGTTCCATGGCAAACCTGAGAGGGAAGAGGATGCTACGCAAGAGGAGACTTGGGACGCTGATGAGCCAACTGTTTATTCTGGCAAACCGGCAACAGTCATAGGCTTTACATCAACTAAGAAAAATCAAAAGGATATACCGATGCCTGAAGAAATTCCTCAGGACGAGGAAGAGGATGAGGCTGAAGAGCAAGAAATCCAACAGCCTGAAGCGCCGAGGTTTACAGATTTTACAGCACAAAGCTATCCCGACCCAAAGTGGGACGAGGATTCTGAATTAGGTCAGCAGTCGTTGCCACTAGAAATCGAGTCGGACACTCCACTTCCTAATGCTGAAGCCGATCTCGATGCAGACTTGGACGTGGAGCTGGATAAGGATGAAGTATCGGCTGCAGCGGTAGTCGTCACTCCAGAGCTGAAACCAGTGAAGAAAATACCTAAGCCATATCGTTTACCTGGGATGAATTTGCTCGATAAGCTTGCTGGCGGAAATAAATCAAGCAATCCAGCTGATTATATGAGCATAGCTCGTAAGCTAGAAGCGACTCTAGAAAGCTTTGGAGTTAGGGCCAAGGTACTGGATGTTGCCCGTGGTCCTGCGGTTACCCGCTACGAGCTGCAGCCGGATGTTGGGGTAAAGGTTAGCCGAATTGTTAGCTTGACGGATGATATAGCCTTAGCACTTGCAGCCAAGGACATTCGGATGGAAGCGCCAATTCCAGGGAAGGCAGCTATTGGAATTGAAGTTCCTAACAATGAAGTTAGCGTAGTAACCCTTCGAGAAGTGCTGGAGACTCAACCGTTCCAAGAATCTACAGCGAAGCTGACAATTGCTTTTGGACGAGACATTTCAGGTCAGCCTATTGTCGGTAATCTGGCTAGAATGCCCCATCTACTCGTTGCGGGGGCGACTGGATCTGGGAAATCCGTATGTATTAACGGAATTATTACAAGCTTGCTTTATAAAGCAAACCCAGACGAAGTGAAATTTCTTATGATCGATCCTAAGATGGTTGAGCTTAATGTGTACAATGGCATTCCTCATCTGCTCGCTCCTGTCGTTACGGATCCGCGCAGAGCCTCTCTTGCACTTAAGAAAATTGTAGTGGAGATGGAAAAGAGATACGAGAAATTTTCCAAATCGGCGACAAGAAATATTGAAGGCTACAATGCTTTAATGCTAAGCGGCAACAATCCAGACGCTGTGCTTCCCTATATCGTAGTTATCGTGGATGAGCTCGCAGATTTAATGATGGTTGCGGCGGGTGATGTCGAGGATGCGATTTGCCGACTAGCCCAGATGGCGCGGGCATCTGGTATTCACTTGATAATTGCGACACAAAGACCTTCGGTTGACGTTATTACAGGGGTTATCAAAGCTAACATTCCAAGTCGTATTGCATTTGGTGTATCCTCGCAAGTCGATTCAAGGACGATTCTGGATATGGTCGGTGCGGAGAAGCTTCTGGGTCGAGGAGATATGCTATTCCTACCTATGGGAGCTTCCAAGCCTATCCGTGTGCAGGGAGCATTCTTATCCGATGGTGAGGTAGAATCGGTAGTCAGCTATTGTCGTGGTCAAGCCGAAGCGGAATATGTTGATGATCTTGTTCCGGAGGTTGACGATACATTCGGAGACTCTGCGGAAGAAAAATTGGATGAGCTGTTCGATCAGGCGGTTCAAATCGTGCTCGAAGCTAAGCAGGCCTCTGTATCACTGCTTCAGAGGCGCATGCGTATCGGTTATACGCGCGCGGCGAGACTTATCGACTCGATGGAGGCTAAAGGCATTGTCGGCCCTTATGAGGGCAGCAAGCCCCGTGAGGTTCTTATGACGATGGAGCAGTACCAGCAACGTATCCCATCCTAA
- a CDS encoding YlzJ-like family protein: MTLYTAMPLELVLDGIQNTPGPFVEVTIQGVTLQLVPVAPGIGRIERLLSAPLNSYLQSHFTPGQTICYYPTSEPSAAIDFSGFGI; encoded by the coding sequence ATGACTTTATATACGGCAATGCCATTGGAGCTAGTGCTGGACGGGATTCAAAATACTCCTGGACCTTTTGTAGAAGTGACCATACAAGGGGTAACCTTACAGCTAGTGCCTGTCGCGCCGGGAATCGGACGCATTGAGAGATTGCTGTCGGCGCCACTAAACAGTTATTTGCAATCCCACTTCACACCGGGTCAAACGATCTGTTATTATCCGACTTCAGAACCCTCTGCAGCTATTGATTTTTCCGGGTTTGGGATATAA
- a CDS encoding ClpP family protease: MSENEAKPGDGAEQPNVSEEERKTDTVTESIVQLGQTSLPSGESNIFCLTIIGQIEGHLMLPPQNKTTKYEHVIPQLVAAEQNPKVEGLLVLLNTVGGDVEAGLAIAEIIASMTKPTVTIVLGGGHSIGVPIAVSANYSLIAETATMTIHPIRMNGLVIGVPQTFEYLDKMQDRVTRFVTRHSRISDETFKSLMFKTGELTRDIGTTVIGGDAVKHGLIDAVGGLGEALRELNRRIMERKQSSV, translated from the coding sequence ATGAGTGAAAATGAAGCGAAACCAGGGGATGGCGCAGAGCAGCCGAATGTCTCCGAAGAAGAGCGTAAAACAGATACAGTAACAGAATCCATTGTTCAGCTAGGCCAAACCTCCCTTCCTTCAGGGGAAAGCAACATTTTTTGTCTGACGATTATCGGTCAGATTGAAGGGCATCTCATGCTCCCACCGCAAAATAAAACGACCAAATATGAGCATGTTATCCCACAGCTTGTAGCTGCCGAGCAAAACCCTAAAGTGGAAGGGCTCCTCGTCCTGCTGAATACAGTAGGGGGAGACGTCGAAGCAGGGCTGGCGATTGCTGAAATTATTGCCTCCATGACTAAGCCTACAGTGACAATCGTGCTTGGAGGCGGTCACTCCATCGGTGTGCCGATTGCTGTCTCAGCGAATTATTCCCTTATTGCCGAAACTGCTACTATGACCATACATCCCATTAGGATGAATGGGCTTGTAATTGGAGTACCTCAAACATTCGAATACTTGGATAAAATGCAGGACAGAGTAACCCGTTTTGTAACCCGTCATTCTCGAATTTCAGACGAGACCTTCAAAAGCCTTATGTTCAAAACGGGGGAATTGACGAGGGATATCGGAACAACTGTCATTGGCGGGGATGCAGTTAAGCATGGATTAATTGATGCGGTGGGTGGGCTTGGAGAGGCGCTAAGAGAGCTGAATCGGCGAATTATGGAACGTAAGCAAAGTAGCGTATAG
- a CDS encoding ribonuclease J, whose protein sequence is MSKKNNTDKLLIFALGGVGEIGKNMYCIQYSNDIVVVDAGLKFPEEEMLGIDVVIPDISYLLENRDKVRAILITHGHEDHIGGLPYVLKQLNVPIYGTKLTLGLIENKLKEAGLLGDTKRHLINESSELTLGTIKASFFRTNHSIPDSVGVCLETPEGLVVHTGDFKFDHTPVNEQFADLQKMAAIGSRGVLALLSDSTNAERPGYTPSESNIGKEFESLFRSAKQRVVVATFASNVHRIQQVINAAAETRRKMTVIGRSMVNVVSIASELGYLTIPEGMLIEPEEVNKLPADRVVILSTGSQGEPMSALTRMARSTHRKVDILPGDTVIIAATPIPGNEKYVGRTVDELMRLGASVIYGPGSVSGVHVSGHGSQEELKLMLNLMRPEYFIPIHGEYRMLRHHGLLAEAVGIPKENIFLLDNGDTVEIQNGSARKAGKIPAGNVLIDGLGVGDVGNIVLRDRKLLSQDGILVVVVTLSKQDGTIMSGPDIISRGFVYVRESEGLLEEANRIVTNTLHKLMNENVNEWASLKTNVKDALGRFLYEQTRRRPMILPIIMEV, encoded by the coding sequence GTGTCAAAGAAAAACAACACAGATAAATTACTGATTTTCGCGCTCGGTGGCGTTGGCGAAATCGGCAAAAACATGTATTGCATCCAGTATAGTAACGACATCGTGGTCGTAGATGCTGGTCTGAAATTTCCGGAAGAAGAGATGCTTGGAATCGACGTAGTCATCCCGGATATCAGTTATTTATTAGAAAATCGCGATAAAGTTCGCGCAATTCTGATAACTCATGGACATGAGGACCATATTGGTGGCCTTCCTTATGTACTGAAGCAGCTTAATGTTCCGATCTACGGAACTAAGCTCACGCTAGGCTTGATAGAAAACAAGCTGAAAGAAGCGGGATTGCTGGGCGATACCAAACGTCATTTGATCAATGAATCATCGGAATTGACATTGGGTACGATTAAGGCCAGCTTCTTCCGTACAAATCACAGTATTCCGGATTCTGTGGGCGTGTGCTTGGAAACACCAGAAGGCTTGGTTGTGCATACAGGTGACTTCAAGTTTGATCATACTCCAGTTAATGAGCAATTCGCCGATCTGCAGAAGATGGCTGCTATAGGTAGCCGTGGCGTACTAGCTCTATTGTCTGATAGTACAAACGCTGAACGTCCAGGATACACACCTTCAGAAAGCAATATCGGTAAAGAATTCGAGTCGCTATTCCGCAGTGCCAAACAACGTGTCGTTGTTGCAACCTTCGCGTCTAACGTACATCGGATTCAACAAGTTATTAACGCTGCCGCAGAAACACGTCGTAAAATGACTGTAATCGGCAGAAGCATGGTAAACGTAGTTAGCATTGCATCAGAGCTTGGCTATTTGACCATACCTGAAGGTATGCTAATCGAGCCAGAAGAAGTAAACAAGCTTCCTGCTGATCGCGTTGTCATTCTTTCTACGGGTAGTCAGGGTGAACCGATGTCTGCATTAACGCGGATGGCTCGTTCTACACATCGTAAAGTAGACATTTTACCAGGTGATACGGTCATCATTGCAGCTACTCCGATCCCAGGTAATGAAAAGTACGTTGGACGAACTGTGGATGAGTTAATGCGTTTAGGTGCAAGTGTCATCTATGGTCCAGGCTCCGTATCAGGCGTTCACGTATCTGGACATGGTAGCCAAGAAGAGCTTAAGCTCATGCTGAATCTTATGCGTCCGGAATATTTCATACCGATTCACGGTGAATACAGAATGCTTCGCCATCATGGTCTGCTTGCTGAAGCCGTAGGAATTCCTAAGGAAAATATTTTCCTCTTAGACAATGGGGATACGGTTGAAATTCAGAATGGTTCTGCTCGGAAAGCAGGGAAAATTCCTGCAGGTAATGTACTGATTGATGGATTAGGTGTGGGCGATGTTGGTAATATCGTACTTCGTGATCGTAAGCTATTGTCTCAGGATGGAATTCTTGTTGTCGTCGTAACGCTTAGTAAGCAAGATGGCACAATTATGTCGGGACCAGATATTATATCACGAGGCTTTGTATATGTTCGGGAGTCAGAAGGACTTCTGGAGGAAGCTAACCGCATTGTAACGAATACTTTGCATAAGCTCATGAATGAAAACGTTAACGAATGGGCATCGCTTAAGACTAATGTCAAAGATGCGCTAGGACGTTTCTTGTACGAACAGACGAGAAGAAGACCGATGATCTTGCCGATCATCATGGAAGTGTAG
- the dapA gene encoding 4-hydroxy-tetrahydrodipicolinate synthase has product MSFGRLITAMVTPFDEQLNIDWEATGRLIDYLINEQKTDSLVISGTTGESPTLTDEEKVALFDFSVKYAAGRCKIIAGTGSNETAHSVNLTRKAEAVGVDGILIVAPYYNKPSQEGIYQHFRAIAEATTLPIIIYNVPSRTVVSISTETTLRLAQIPNIVATKECASLEQMTEIVSGAPEGFVLYSGDDAITLPTLSVGGFGIISVASHLIGAQMKDLIATYLEGNVKEATALNAKLFPVFKGLFSCPHPVPNPVAVKYALSLRGLPVGGVRLPLVSVNDAEASFLQNLFKGN; this is encoded by the coding sequence ATGAGTTTCGGGCGATTAATTACTGCAATGGTAACACCGTTTGACGAACAATTAAATATTGATTGGGAAGCGACCGGACGGTTGATTGATTATTTAATTAACGAACAAAAAACCGATAGTCTTGTTATTTCTGGTACAACGGGCGAGTCCCCTACCTTGACTGATGAGGAAAAGGTTGCACTGTTCGATTTTTCCGTTAAGTATGCAGCAGGTCGCTGTAAAATTATCGCGGGTACGGGTAGTAATGAGACTGCGCACTCGGTGAATTTAACGAGGAAAGCCGAAGCAGTTGGCGTCGATGGGATATTAATCGTTGCCCCATACTACAATAAGCCAAGCCAAGAAGGCATTTATCAGCATTTTCGTGCTATCGCGGAAGCGACTACTTTACCGATAATCATATATAATGTTCCTTCACGTACAGTTGTGAGTATTTCAACAGAGACTACGCTGCGTTTGGCACAAATTCCAAATATCGTGGCTACCAAGGAATGCGCTAGTTTAGAGCAAATGACTGAAATCGTTAGTGGTGCTCCAGAAGGATTCGTCCTATATAGCGGAGACGACGCGATTACACTTCCCACCTTATCAGTAGGTGGATTCGGCATTATAAGCGTCGCAAGTCATTTGATAGGGGCGCAAATGAAGGATTTAATTGCAACTTATTTGGAAGGCAATGTTAAGGAAGCAACTGCGCTAAATGCAAAGCTGTTTCCAGTCTTTAAAGGACTATTTAGTTGCCCGCATCCGGTTCCAAACCCGGTTGCTGTCAAATACGCACTTTCCTTGCGCGGTTTACCTGTTGGCGGAGTACGGTTGCCATTAGTGTCAGTAAATGATGCGGAAGCGAGTTTCCTGCAAAACCTGTTTAAAGGTAATTAA
- the dapG gene encoding aspartate kinase, whose amino-acid sequence MELIVQKFGGTSLSDEQGRYHVLRHIIREYEAGLNIVVVVSAMGRSGEPYATDSLLELVRHNGNSLPSRERDLLLSCGELISATVLCSLLHAKGFSSVVLTGGQAGIMTDDRFGSARIIDIKQHKMRRQLEEGKIVIVTGFQGMTTDGEMTTLGRGGSDTTATAVGAALNADIVDIYTDVDGILTADPRWVSDAKPLAAVSYEEICNMAQNGAKVIHPRAVEIAMKAGIPIRVRSTFSEGEGTLVTHTQALRNKGIWFDRTVTGLAHVRGVTQLGVINHDGLADLQLRVFRAMARHEISVDFINVMPTGVHYTVSEDDTPMALQLLQGLGFEPHIRKGCAKVSVIGGGMNGEPGVMAVIVEALTNSSIPILQSADSNTTIWVLISENDLAEALQALHTAFGLHLT is encoded by the coding sequence ATGGAACTGATCGTGCAGAAATTCGGCGGGACATCGCTATCAGATGAGCAAGGTAGATATCATGTCCTTCGACATATCATTCGTGAGTATGAAGCTGGCCTTAACATCGTCGTTGTCGTCTCAGCAATGGGACGAAGCGGTGAGCCCTATGCGACAGACTCATTACTTGAACTTGTACGTCATAATGGCAATTCATTACCCTCGCGGGAGCGGGATTTACTGCTCTCCTGCGGGGAATTAATATCTGCTACTGTGCTTTGCAGTCTGCTCCATGCTAAAGGTTTTTCTTCTGTTGTTCTAACTGGAGGACAGGCAGGGATTATGACAGATGATCGCTTCGGTTCCGCTCGCATCATTGATATTAAGCAACATAAAATGAGGCGCCAGCTTGAAGAAGGCAAAATCGTAATAGTTACTGGATTTCAGGGGATGACGACGGACGGCGAAATGACTACACTCGGCCGGGGTGGAAGCGATACGACAGCTACTGCTGTAGGAGCCGCTTTAAATGCAGACATTGTAGACATTTATACCGATGTAGATGGAATACTTACTGCGGATCCGCGATGGGTTAGCGATGCCAAGCCTCTAGCTGCCGTTAGCTATGAAGAAATTTGTAATATGGCGCAAAATGGGGCAAAAGTAATCCATCCCAGAGCTGTAGAAATTGCAATGAAAGCCGGAATTCCGATCCGAGTTCGCTCTACTTTCTCTGAGGGAGAAGGAACACTGGTCACTCATACTCAAGCTCTACGAAATAAAGGGATTTGGTTTGATCGAACAGTAACTGGACTTGCTCATGTACGAGGTGTCACGCAATTAGGTGTAATAAACCATGATGGTTTGGCAGATTTGCAATTACGAGTATTTCGCGCTATGGCCAGACATGAAATCAGTGTTGATTTTATTAATGTCATGCCAACGGGCGTTCACTATACGGTTTCTGAAGACGACACACCAATGGCATTGCAGCTGTTACAAGGTTTAGGATTTGAGCCACATATCCGTAAAGGATGTGCCAAAGTATCCGTTATTGGAGGCGGCATGAACGGAGAGCCTGGAGTCATGGCTGTCATAGTAGAGGCTTTAACAAACTCCAGCATTCCAATTTTACAATCCGCAGATTCCAATACAACGATTTGGGTGCTTATATCCGAAAATGACTTGGCTGAAGCGTTGCAAGCCTTGCATACAGCTTTCGGACTACATCTTACTTAA
- a CDS encoding aspartate-semialdehyde dehydrogenase: protein MSTQQLFNVAVVGATGAVGEQIRRLLEERNFPIASLKLLSSARSAGTKVEFKGEPITIEEATPESFRGVDIALFSAGGDVSKALIPHAVEHGAVCIDNTNAYRMDPETPLVVPEVNIDKISEHKGIIANPNCSTIQMVAALKPLYDRFGISRIIVSTYQAVSGAGASAVTELLRQTGEVLAGNDSNPGILPVSSLPVKHQIAFNVIPQIDKFQDNGFTLEEMKMIRETKKIMGDEALEVTATCVRVPVTYGHSESVYVELKNDFDVEEIKALLSDSPGITLVDDPSGQQYPLATDAAGKNDVFVGRVRRDLSNPRALNLWIVSDNLLKGAAWNAVQIAEYIAIPKQ, encoded by the coding sequence ATGTCGACACAACAGTTGTTTAATGTCGCCGTCGTGGGAGCGACCGGTGCCGTTGGGGAACAAATCCGCAGATTACTTGAAGAACGAAACTTCCCGATTGCCAGCTTAAAGCTATTATCGTCTGCTCGTTCAGCGGGAACAAAGGTTGAATTTAAAGGAGAACCAATAACGATTGAGGAGGCCACACCGGAAAGCTTTCGTGGGGTGGATATTGCCTTATTCAGCGCTGGCGGGGATGTGAGTAAAGCCCTCATTCCCCATGCCGTTGAGCATGGTGCTGTTTGTATTGATAATACAAACGCTTATCGTATGGATCCGGAAACACCGCTTGTCGTTCCTGAGGTCAATATCGATAAAATCAGCGAACACAAAGGTATTATTGCTAACCCGAACTGCTCTACCATTCAGATGGTGGCAGCATTAAAGCCGCTTTATGATCGCTTTGGTATTTCGAGAATTATTGTCTCGACATATCAGGCCGTGTCTGGAGCTGGAGCTTCAGCAGTTACTGAATTGCTTCGCCAAACCGGTGAGGTTCTGGCTGGTAATGATTCCAATCCAGGTATCCTACCTGTTTCTTCCTTACCTGTGAAGCACCAGATTGCTTTTAATGTTATTCCACAAATCGACAAGTTCCAAGATAACGGCTTTACTTTGGAAGAGATGAAGATGATTCGTGAAACGAAAAAGATTATGGGCGACGAAGCATTGGAAGTAACTGCGACATGCGTACGAGTTCCTGTCACATATGGTCACTCCGAATCCGTATATGTTGAATTAAAGAACGATTTCGACGTTGAGGAAATTAAAGCATTGTTATCTGATTCTCCAGGAATTACGCTTGTCGATGATCCTTCTGGTCAGCAATACCCACTAGCTACGGATGCAGCTGGCAAGAACGATGTATTCGTCGGTCGCGTGCGCCGTGATCTATCCAATCCTCGTGCCTTAAATCTGTGGATCGTATCCGACAATCTCCTTAAGGGTGCTGCTTGGAACGCGGTACAAATTGCGGAGTACATCGCAATTCCTAAACAATAA
- a CDS encoding dipicolinate synthase subunit B: MNWHGITVGYALSGSHCTLEEIMPQIQRFVDAGANVVPIVSSTIMTTDTRFGTSNHWQESLRSITGNEIISTIVDAEPLGPSKRLDILTIAPCTGNTTSKLANAMTDGPVLMAAKSQMRNQRPLVLAISTNDGLGLNAGNIAKLLNMKNIYFVPYGQDNPIAKPNSLVARMDLVMETCEAALKGTQLQPLLIERFLHA; encoded by the coding sequence ATGAATTGGCACGGGATTACCGTAGGCTATGCGCTGTCAGGTTCTCATTGTACGTTAGAGGAAATTATGCCGCAAATTCAGCGGTTTGTAGACGCAGGTGCTAATGTTGTACCAATCGTTTCCTCAACGATAATGACTACAGATACTCGATTTGGAACATCAAATCATTGGCAGGAATCATTACGCTCCATCACAGGAAATGAGATCATTTCCACTATTGTAGATGCTGAGCCATTAGGTCCTTCTAAACGGTTGGACATTTTGACGATTGCACCTTGTACCGGTAACACTACTAGCAAGCTAGCTAATGCTATGACAGATGGACCGGTGCTGATGGCGGCCAAATCGCAAATGCGGAATCAAAGACCTTTGGTGCTGGCCATATCGACTAACGATGGCTTAGGTCTAAACGCTGGTAATATCGCTAAGCTGCTGAATATGAAAAATATTTACTTTGTGCCGTATGGACAGGATAATCCAATTGCTAAGCCCAATTCTCTAGTTGCTAGAATGGATCTTGTAATGGAAACCTGCGAAGCTGCACTAAAAGGAACACAATTGCAACCATTACTCATAGAGCGTTTCTTACACGCTTGA
- the dpsA gene encoding dipicolinate synthase subunit DpsA, whose protein sequence is MLTGVNIVLAGGDARQLEVIRRLTELDASVTIVGFDTLDTPFSGVVKAEWSPDILKQADALVLPAVGTDDEGIIPSLFTNRELKLTDAHLAEIPTHCKVITGMAKPFLRVLCEKYHLELIELFERDDVAIYNSIPTAEGALMMAIQNTDITIHDSKCIVLGLGRTGFTMARILQAVGAHVKVGVRRDEAFARAFEMGFEPFYMAELARQAGNIDLIFNTIPTMIVTAQVILQLPLRACIIDLASKPGGTDFRFAEKRGIKALLAPGLPGIVAPKTAGRIIANSLTQIILEDNRLRGNKP, encoded by the coding sequence ATACTTACAGGAGTAAACATTGTGCTCGCTGGTGGAGATGCCCGGCAGTTGGAAGTGATTCGGCGGTTGACGGAGTTGGATGCCTCTGTCACGATTGTGGGCTTCGATACGTTGGATACTCCTTTTAGTGGTGTAGTTAAAGCGGAGTGGTCACCGGATATATTGAAGCAGGCAGATGCGTTAGTATTACCAGCGGTTGGTACTGATGACGAGGGAATTATACCATCACTTTTTACCAATCGGGAACTAAAGCTTACTGATGCTCATCTTGCTGAGATTCCCACACACTGCAAGGTGATAACGGGTATGGCTAAACCCTTTTTGCGTGTGCTTTGTGAAAAATACCATCTGGAGCTCATTGAGTTGTTTGAACGAGATGACGTGGCTATCTATAATTCGATTCCGACGGCGGAAGGCGCATTGATGATGGCTATTCAGAATACTGATATTACGATCCATGATTCAAAGTGTATCGTGCTTGGTCTTGGGAGAACAGGGTTTACAATGGCACGGATACTTCAGGCAGTTGGTGCACACGTCAAGGTTGGAGTGCGTCGCGATGAAGCGTTCGCGCGTGCGTTTGAGATGGGTTTTGAGCCGTTTTATATGGCTGAATTAGCGCGTCAGGCGGGGAATATCGACTTGATTTTTAATACAATTCCGACTATGATAGTCACAGCACAAGTGATCTTACAACTTCCCCTGCGCGCCTGTATTATCGACCTGGCATCAAAGCCTGGAGGTACTGATTTCCGTTTTGCCGAGAAGAGAGGAATTAAAGCATTGCTCGCTCCCGGACTACCCGGAATTGTAGCTCCAAAGACAGCCGGTCGAATCATCGCGAACAGTCTAACCCAGATTATTCTGGAAGACAACCGATTACGGGGGAATAAACCATGA